A window of Syntrophaceae bacterium genomic DNA:
ACGCCGAGGTCCTGCTCGGCTTCTGCCTGGGCAAGGACCGCGCCGAGCTCTACCGCGATCTTTCCGTCGAGCTGGACAACGAGCAGATCCTCCGGGTCCTCGAGCTGGCCGGGAGGCGCAAGCGCAGGGAGCCCATGGCCTACATCCGGGGCTTCCGCGAGTTCTGGTCCCTCGAGTTTGCCGTAACACCCGCCGTCCTCGTCCCCCGGCCGGAGACGGAGTGCCTCGTCGAGGAGGTCCTTGCGCTCCGCGACGCCTACCGGGGGGTGCAGGCGCGGATCCTCGACATCGGTGCGGGATCGGGCGCCGTGGGCATCGCGGTGGCCTCGGAGTGGCCCGGCTGCGACATGACGGCCACGGAATGCTCTGCGGCGGCCCTCGAGGTGGCCCGCGAAAACGCGCGGCGGCTCCTCGGGGAGAGCCGGCCGATCACCTTCGTGCAGGGCGATTGCTACGAGGGGACCGAGGGCGCCTTCGACATCGTCTGCTCGAACCCCCCCTACATCAGCGAGGCCGAATACGAGACGCTGGCCCGCGAGGTGACGCTCTACGAGCCGCGGGAGGCCCTCGTGGCGGGGCCCGAGGGGACCGAGTTCCACCGGCGCATCGCCGAGGGCGCGCGGGAGAGGCTCAAGCCCGGCGGCTGGCTCCTCATGGAGATGGGGGCGGGGCAGCGGGCGGCCCTCACGGAGATCCTGGAACAGACGGGGCTGTTCGAAGGGGTCCGGTTCCGCACGGACCTGGCCGGCCTCGACCGGGTGGTGATTGCGAGAAGGAAAGGAATCGTGTAGTAGGAAGGCAGCAGGATTCTTCCTGCGAATAGACGCTTTTGGACCGCTCTCCATCTCGTTCCATTGCAGACGCAAAAACTCGCCCCCTGGGCTCAAACAATTTGCGCTGCCACCGCTCCACTTCGATAAGAGCGGTTGCCCAAAAGACGCCTCACTTCGCATCCTGAATCCCGCCCCCTTCCTGCGACAGGGTGTAAGAATTTCTTTTGGAGATCATCTGTTGGACAAATTCATCATCGAAGGCGGGAAAAAGCTGGAGGGACGCGTGCGGATCAGCGGCTCGAAGAACGCCGCCCTGCCCGTCCTCGTGTCCTCGCTTCTCGCCGACGGCTGGAGCACCTACCGCAACATCCCCGACCTCGCCGATATCCGGACGATCAAGAAGCTCCTGGCCAACCACGGGGCACAGATGGAGGGCGAGGGCGAGACCCTGCGCATCAACGGTGGCAACATCGCCAACTGCGAGGCGCCCTACGACCTGGTGCGGACCATGCGCGCCTCCGTCCTCGTCCTCGGGCCGCTGGTCGCGCGGATGGGGCAGGCCAGGGTGTCGCTTCCCGGCGGCTGCGCCATCGGCGCCCGCCCGATCAACCTCCACCTCAAGGCCCTCGAGGCCATGGGGGCCGAGATCGATCTCAGGGAGGGCTACGTGGAGGCGAAGGCCAGGCGTCTCAGGGGGGCCCGGATCTACTTCGACATCTCCACCGTGGGGGGCACGGAGAACATCATGATGGCGGCGGTCCTCGCCAAGGGGACCACCCGGCTGGAGAACGCCGCCAAGGAGCCCGAGGTCGTCAACCTCGCCGATGCGCTCAAGGCCATGGGGGCGAGGATCCAGGGAGCGGGCACCGACGTGATCACCATCGAGGGCGTCGAGAGCCTCAAGCCCTGCGAGGTCAGCGTCATCCCCGACCGGATCGAGGCGGGGACCTTCCTCATCGCCGCGGCCATCACGGGAGGCGACGTCGTCCTCGAGGGCTGCAACCCGGAACACCTCGAAGCCCTCATCCTGAAGCTGCAGGAAGCGGGGATCTCCGTCGAGGCGGCCGAGGGCGGCCTCAGGGTCCGGGGCGCGCCGGAGATCCAGAGCGTCGATGTCAAGACCCTGCCCTACCCGGGGTTCCCCACGGACCTGCAGGCCCAGATGATGGCCCTGATGGCCGTCTCGCGGGGATCGAGCGTGATCACGGAGACCATCTTCGAGAACCGGTTCATGCACGTGGCGGAGCTTCGGCGCCTCGGGGCCAACATTGCCGTCGAGGGACACAACGCCGTCGTCAAGGGGGTCAAAAGGCTCAAGGGGGCACCCGTCATGGCGACGGACCTGCGGGCCTCGGCCTCGCTGGTCGTGGCGGGGCTCGTGGCGGAGGGCAGGACGACCCTGTCCCGCGTCTATCACATCGACCGGGGATACCAGGCGATCGAGAAGAAGCTCACCGCTCTCGGGGCGAGCATCCAAAGGGTCAAGGGATAATCACGGCAGCCGCAAGCCGCGGGCAGCAAGGCAGGCAAGCCTTGCCGGTCGATGCTCGAGGCCTGCTGCCCGAAGCGCGGCGGGAAGGGAAACAGGATCATGCGGATCGTGCGGACATCGGACAGGGGCTTTGAGCGGGAGTTCAAGCGGATCGTCAGCCGGGGGAAATCCTTCGACCCGGCCTTCGAAAAGAAGGTCTTCGCCATCCTCCGGGACGTGGAGAGGCGGGGCGACAGGGCCCTGTTTGCCTACACGAAGCGATTCGACGGCGTGGCGCTGACCGAAAAGACCGTCGAGGTCTCCCCCCTCGAGATCCGCGAGGCCCTGTGCGCGGTACCGGAGCAGGGGCGGGCGGTCCTGGAGCTGGCGGCTGGACGCATCGAGCAGTACCACAAGCGGCAGAGGCTCGAGAGCTGGTCCTACACGCGGGCAGGCGTCGAGCTCGGCCAGAAGATAGTCCCCCTCGACCGCGTGGGGATCTACGTTCCCGGCGGCCTTGCCGCGTACCCCTCGACGGTGCTCATGGCGGCCATCCCCGCGAGGATCGCCGGGGTCAGGGAAATCGTCATGACGAGCCCCGTCGGCCAAGGAGGGCTCAACCCCATCCTCGCGGCGGCGGCGCAGATCGCAGGCGTCGACCGGATCTTCAAGGTGGGCGGCGCCCAGGCCGTGGCGGCCATGGCGTACGGGACGCGATCCGTTCCGGCCGTCGACAAGATCGTGGGGCCGGGCAACGCCTGGGTGGCGACGGCCAAGAAGCTCGTTTTCGGGCGCACGGGGATCGACATGATCGCGGGGCCCAGCGAGATCCTCGTCATCGCCGACGCATCGGCCGACCCCGCGGTCGCCGCGGCGGACCTGCTCTCCCAGGCCGAGCACGACGCGCTGGCGAGCGCCGTCCTCGTCACGCCCGACGAAGACCTCGCGAAGCGGGTCCTGGCCGAGGTGAAGGGGCAGCTCCGGAGACTCTCCCGGGAGTCCATCGCCGCGCAGGCGATCAGGGAGTACGGCCTTGTCGTGGTGACGCAGGACCTGGCGGAGGCCGTCGAGGTGGCCAACCGGTTCGCGCCCGAGCACCTGGAGCTTCTCGTGACGGACCCGAAATCGCTGCTCCGCGGGATCCGCAACGCCGGCGCCGTCTTTCTCGGCCACCACACCCCCGAGGCCCTGGGCGATTACCTGGCGGGCCCCAACCACATCCTCCCCACGGGGGGGACGGCCCGGTTCTCATCGC
This region includes:
- the prmC gene encoding peptide chain release factor N(5)-glutamine methyltransferase, whose amino-acid sequence is MSQEAKRSISRILSRLTEVFERAGIETPRLDAEVLLGFCLGKDRAELYRDLSVELDNEQILRVLELAGRRKRREPMAYIRGFREFWSLEFAVTPAVLVPRPETECLVEEVLALRDAYRGVQARILDIGAGSGAVGIAVASEWPGCDMTATECSAAALEVARENARRLLGESRPITFVQGDCYEGTEGAFDIVCSNPPYISEAEYETLAREVTLYEPREALVAGPEGTEFHRRIAEGARERLKPGGWLLMEMGAGQRAALTEILEQTGLFEGVRFRTDLAGLDRVVIARRKGIV
- the hisD gene encoding histidinol dehydrogenase; translation: MRIVRTSDRGFEREFKRIVSRGKSFDPAFEKKVFAILRDVERRGDRALFAYTKRFDGVALTEKTVEVSPLEIREALCAVPEQGRAVLELAAGRIEQYHKRQRLESWSYTRAGVELGQKIVPLDRVGIYVPGGLAAYPSTVLMAAIPARIAGVREIVMTSPVGQGGLNPILAAAAQIAGVDRIFKVGGAQAVAAMAYGTRSVPAVDKIVGPGNAWVATAKKLVFGRTGIDMIAGPSEILVIADASADPAVAAADLLSQAEHDALASAVLVTPDEDLAKRVLAEVKGQLRRLSRESIAAQAIREYGLVVVTQDLAEAVEVANRFAPEHLELLVTDPKSLLRGIRNAGAVFLGHHTPEALGDYLAGPNHILPTGGTARFSSPLGVYDFVKRISLLSFDAKALAKFGKPAAAFAAMEGLDAHGQSILARLRAKKS
- the murA gene encoding UDP-N-acetylglucosamine 1-carboxyvinyltransferase produces the protein MDKFIIEGGKKLEGRVRISGSKNAALPVLVSSLLADGWSTYRNIPDLADIRTIKKLLANHGAQMEGEGETLRINGGNIANCEAPYDLVRTMRASVLVLGPLVARMGQARVSLPGGCAIGARPINLHLKALEAMGAEIDLREGYVEAKARRLRGARIYFDISTVGGTENIMMAAVLAKGTTRLENAAKEPEVVNLADALKAMGARIQGAGTDVITIEGVESLKPCEVSVIPDRIEAGTFLIAAAITGGDVVLEGCNPEHLEALILKLQEAGISVEAAEGGLRVRGAPEIQSVDVKTLPYPGFPTDLQAQMMALMAVSRGSSVITETIFENRFMHVAELRRLGANIAVEGHNAVVKGVKRLKGAPVMATDLRASASLVVAGLVAEGRTTLSRVYHIDRGYQAIEKKLTALGASIQRVKG